In Aedes albopictus strain Foshan chromosome 3, AalbF5, whole genome shotgun sequence, the genomic window ACATCATCAGCGATTCGTCCGGTGTCGGTACGAACTCGGACAGTGCAgcctgctcgatcggccaccccAGTACAACCGTGGTCTGCATGGAGGGTTACGATGGTGGCCTATCCGGGCACATCCAGATCCAACCGGGGGATGTGATCGAGGTAGTTGGATCTACTGATTGTGGTCTGCTGGAAGGGTTCGTACGAGGAACCAACAAAACCGGCTTTTTCCCGGCTCAGTGCGTCCAGGAGGTGCAGTTCCGGCAGAAGAGTATCATCAATGTTTCCACGTCAGCCCCGCATCATCACTATGTGATCAACACCAGCAGTAATGAGATCGttgaacagcaacagcagcagcagctacagcaacaacaacaggggCAGCAGCAACAGTACAATAGTCAGACTGCACCCAGGACGAAGAAGGCGTAAGTTTCCAATGATGTTCTGAAATCCAGATCAGTTGATCCTAATTCCTTTGGGTATAATTTCAGCGTAACTGGAGAACCTCGGGCCGTGGTTCTGCACCGAGCAAAGCGAGGCTTCGGTTTCATTCTCCGAGGTGCGAAAGCATCATCGCCGTTGATGCAACTGAAGCCGTCTCCCCGGTGTCCGGCTCTTCAATATCTGGACGATGTGGATCCGGGCGGTGTGGCCGACATGGCCGGACTAAAGCCCGGAGATTTCTTGCTTGCCGTGAGTATTACCAGGGTCACGGTATTCCGATGAACGTCGTACCTAAATCAGCCATTCTTTCATTGCAGATTAACAACGAAGACGTCACGTGTGCCTCGCATGAGCACGTGGTCGACCTGATCCGGAACTCGGGTTCGCTCGTATCGATGACGGTCATCACGCTTCCGTACAACCTGGTCAATTCGATGATGGAGAACGTGATGGCGGCCGGGACCAGTTCGATCGGCGACGGCAGTCAACATTCCGGTTCCGGCATGAGCACGCCGGTTTCGTCGCGTCAGTGTTCGACACTGCCCCGGCGGATGAACGGAGGACCAGCTAGTTTGGCCGGATGTAAGATGCCGGCTCCGATGCCACCCCGAAGAGATCCAAAGACAACACTTAGCGTAGGACGAGCACGTGCCAAATCGATGGTCGCCGGACTGGAAGGAGGCGGCGAGAAGGATGACGATGACCTGCCGAATCAGACCAAGTCTACGTCGGCAGAATCGATCCACCAGCAGTCGCAATCGGCAATCAATACACCGACACAGGGAGGACCGGGAACTCCGGTGCAGCCGAGGACTGCGAGTATCAAGTCGCGGCCCACTTCTAGTCGAATTACAGCCGCCGAGCTGGAGGAACTGTTCCAAAGGCAACAGGGCGTTGACGCCAATCGCTGCTCGATGTTGATGACCAGTTCGCGGTTCCAGTCTGGATTTGACAGCGGCGCGGCAACGCCACCGACTTCTCCGCAAAAGGGACCAATCGTGTACGCCAGTGTGGCGGAAATGAAGCGCAAAAAGTCCTCTAAGATCGGTACCCTCAAGGGCCGTCCCATTCCGATTCCGCAGGTCGGATCCGATCTGAAGCGTACCTTCCACAGTACACCGGATCTGGCGTCCAGTGGAACGGCGGGTTCCGTTACCGGAAGTTCCGGAACGCTAACACCTTCGGCCAGCTGGTTCAACACCGTTGGCCACAAGGGACACCGATCTCAAGACGACGTGCACAGTTTACACATGTCGATGCAAAGACTGAATCTCCCCCCACCAAATCATCCGCCACCACCACCCCCGATCGGACAGGTCGTCAAGGTGGACATCTCGCGGGGTTCCGAGTACGAGTGTCTCACCGCACTGCAGAAGCACATCCAGCAGAAAGCCAAACAACGGTCCCAGATCCAGGAGGCGGAAATCATGTCCAGCTTCAAGCCAGCTTCCAATGCGAAGCTGTACGCATCGCCGCAAGATATCCGGAACGTGGGCTACCGAACGACGAGCGTGGCTTCGAGTAGCAGTGGTAACAGTAGTAGCGGAAACAGCAGTACCAGCACAGAGGTAAGTTCTGACTAGACTTTAAAGAAAGATTGAACGACTGGGCCCATAATttgttcatcaaaaacttttctcTGACCCTACAGATCCGCAAAGCTTCATCAATCCGCTCAAACTCGAGTACTGGTAGCGCAATCAACGTGACGACCGTTACCATCAGTGGAAACGGAACCGGCAGCATAACCAGCGGAGGAAGCAACCCGTATGCCCAACCGGGTCGACCGGCTGCTATGCAACAGACGGCGCAAccccaacagcaacaacagcagcagcagtacaaATCTTCCGGACCGCCACTGCCGGATCCGGACTACAGTTTGAGTGAATCCGATGCCGAGGAAGACAACTCGGTCCGACTGGTTAGGAGTAATCTCAAGAAAGTCAACGGAGGTCTGGCAGCGGCAGAGTTGAATGGATCGAGTAAGGTTACGGTTGGCGGTGGAGTCTCGAATGTGAACCCTGGCATGGCCGCCGAAACGAGCGGAAACAGTAACACTAGGTAGGTTTTATGGTAGGAACTGTTGAAACGCATGACTAACTTGTCCCATTCTTGCAGTGGTAGCAGTTCCGGATCGAGCTCGGTCCCACATTCCTTCTCcgtggaagaaatccagaagattCGCACTAAGCTGAAGTCGTCGAAATCCTACCCGAACGATTTCCTCCGACAGCAAAACCAAACTGGAAATCAACAACCTGGCGCGGACCAAGCTAACGAAGACAACGGAGATAACAGCTCTTCCGGAGTCAGCAGCGATCAGGAAATCACGGTAACCTGCAATGATAAGGCATCGGCACCAGCGATAGACCCCAAAAAGGTTGGATCGATATTGGAGCAGAAGAAGATGGCCGTCATGATCACGCCAACAGTGCCGGCCGTACGCAGTGACGAGGATGGTGACGAGAGTCCAAGTCCTCCGGCAACTGGGTTCCAGCGGCATAACTCACTCACGCGAAAGCAAGCCGCAACGATCGCAGCAAACCGTGCCAAAGCGAACCAGCAAAACATTCAACAGCGGCACGCGGTAACGTTGGCAACACTGCCGCCTCCGATCGAGGCCGACTCGGATGACGCCGACACCGGAGCGCTGCCCGTCGATGGCACCGATGGAGTTGGGGTGGCGATGGTGCTGCCTCCACCGGCCGAATTTAGCGACTCGGTCGCTGCCGGAGCTGGACAtgcgcaacagcagcagcagcatcaccaccaccatcatcaGCATCAGCACCATTCGGCGGCAGGGCTGGTCAGCGGCCACAATCCAAACTGCAAACGCGTCCGCATAGTCGGGGCCGTCCCCAAGGTAAATCGACTAAACAGTCAGTAGACGAATCAATTGACTTAGCTAGACACAAATCTACAGCGTTCAAACTGTGAATTTCTTACGATTGAAGTGTTTCGAtattggtgaaaaatgttccgaaGTTCGACAATATTCATTAAAGTATATATGGCTTGTCGAGTAACGTTTCACACCTCCTTTTTCCCACTGTGGTATTGGAGAAAAAAACTTTTTTACCGATATCCACATGCCGAAATCTATATTCAATTTTAGAGTGTTCTGTCGTGCAAACTCATAAAATTGACACGAACGTACATAGCTCGACATAATTTTAAATCAGATCTAGCTGGCCTATGCATTCACGTCGTTAAAGAAAAAAAGGAAGCTTTTCAGAATAATCATCCAAAGTGTGTCacagaaattcataaaatcagAAAGCAATTAAGCAACTTTTATAAcctaatagaaaaaaaatacacgcTCAAACGGTTGCTTAATACATTTTTATACTTCTCACACACTCAGACACACATACGTTCGCAAAAAGCGCCTAAAATCACGTGCAATATCGTCCCagatacacacagacatcaacaCACAAGCAACatgcaaccaaccaaccaaccagaaAAATTGGATGTTAGCACAGTTAGCCAAAAAGTTAGTATTCGGAGAGACGAGAGAATCAGAAGTTTTCACACATTGAAAACACCGATTTTAAGATGAACATTTATTCTAGTGCGAAAAAGTTCTTTCAAGTCGTTCCACCAGCCTGCTTTGATGCCAGTTGGTTGTAAAACCGAACGATTTGAGAATTCTTTTTTCGTTGCTACTTCTTGAGTTGTAGTTCTAGGTAGTAGGATTTGAATTTACGCTACTCTTTTACGTTACGTTTATGTTCTTCTGTATCATATTATTTTCCCTATATATTTTCGCTCAAGACATAAAATAAGTACGTTAACTGAATGTAAATTTCTTTCTTCCTGTACATTTGATTTTAACCTTTATTGAGCAGAATCGTTTCGAAATCTTCTGTCTTTAATTAATTACATTAATTAACAAGTCAACAGAGCAGTAGCTGAGATAAGATTCCACGGATAATAAAGGACACAAGATATTCACGGAAAGTAATATCCACCCTAAAATGTAGAAAGTTAGATTTTAACTTTACACAATCCACTAGCGATAAAATCAAGGTGTAACTGTTGTATATTTTTCTGTGACCCCCCCTTTTCCCTACGCGGAAATGGAAACTCGATTTTAAGTCTTACCACGCTGTATAAGAGAAAAAAATAGGCACCATTCTTCCATTGCGTTTCCCCTCGATTCACCCGAACAACCCCTCCGAAGAGTGGTGTGCGTAtgattgttttatatttttataaccTTTATAGAAAAATCCGAAAAGCCACACAAATGCATTCACAAATATATCTCATTATTAAATAAATTCTCCTATACCCGCATTCGAAGCAACATGAGATACGGCCATTTAAAGTAATGAGAAAATCGAACAGATCGCGGAATTTTACTACTTATTGAATTGAAGGGAAattatattgaaaatatgtaaacGAACACATttaatacgaaaaaaaaatacaaagcaaACGTTAGATGCAAACATAACAAACGAATAGAACACGCCAATCTGTCCGCAACACACGTAAACTACAAATAGAATCAGCATTTTAACCCAGAAAATCATAACTGTCACAAAGAGGCAGCCGCATTTTGAAATCTCAGCAACCCGCACGGATCAGCAAACCAAACGAAAAACATAAACAAACCACGACACGCTCTCATAGACAAACAAACACAAACAACGCAATAGCTCAGCCTTTTAGATCGAAtagcagaaaaaaagaagaacaaaAATAGCCCAAtaacgaaaaaataaaaacatttcgaATTTCGTATTATAACCAACATCTGACGAATGCCCCGCCCGTCCTCCTAGGTGTGTGTAGCGTTGTGTACCAATTGCACCGACCTATTACAGCAGTGCAGTGATCACACACAATCACACAAGTACACATGAAAACAAGAAAAAAAGCATTGAAAAGAATACGCAAAACAAAGTATAGCATAGCAAACTAGCATGTACACACATCCAAAAACAAAACATACAGAACACACGCAGTATGATATTAAAGTGAGAAAGAAGAACACAAAATGGTAAAAATGCTATAACAATTTATGGTAAATAAAATACATAATAATGATCAATAAACGTTGGTGTTTTGTTCTTATTTTGGAAAAAAACCTTGGTGTCCCTACGTTAACCCTCCATTAGTCGCGTCAAAAAAAGGTTACACCAGCGCTGCagcggtcgcatcgtgtactcagtacacggtaTGTTCTTTCAATGGTTTCGATGCTTaactagatagaatgttggtgtcttcagcaaatatgTCCAGCTGGATGACGTGCGTCTGGTATTGAACATGTGGAACTGGCCCATCCGATCTGGTCCAGGCGCGGGCGACGGAATGGCCCCCGCGGGAACCTGTTCCGTGGACATTTTGCTCATagtcatgcgacggctctatcttcaggaTTTATCATATACATCAATTTAGTAGCTGttaaaaggaccagtgacctcccggCCAGcccgtggccatcggaatgtaccctggagaaTCCTGCTTCATGGACATTTTGGTCATGGCACTACAACTagtcatgcgacggctctatcttcaggaTTTTCCATATACATCATCTTAGTAGCTGTTAAAaggatcagtgacctccctggccaactcatagccaccggaatgtaccctaAAGGAACCTGCTTTATGGATATTTTAGCCATGACGCTAaatctaggcatgcgacggctctacccaactgacttacttctagcaagtaagtatttatttgttagaagtaagtcacagtgacttctgctcaacaaaaacctgcgccgccgtgactcttctcactgtgacatgtgtgttacttgggtatcctcATGATTTTCCCTATACATCATCTTAGTAGCTGTTGAAaagaccagtgacctccctggccaacccgtggccaccggagtgtcctctggaggaacctgtttcgaaggCAATTTGTCCATGGCGCCAAATCTAGGCATGCGATGGCGCTATCTTCAGGATTTTCCATATATGTACATCAACTTAGTAACTGCTGCAAGAACcaatgacctccctggccaacccgtgtccaccggaatgtaccctggaggaacctgtttcgaagaTAATAAAAAATAGAACAAAGTCCTAAATTTTCTTGATATATTCCATTTAAAGCTACAATGTAAGTCTTACATCGTCCTTTTGTTCTTCGCTGTAGTGTTGGTTCCTCTTCTTCAACTGGCACCATGCGACGCAGCAACTGCTTGGTATCATGTGGAAGCGTCGGGATTCTAGCTCGTACCTGGCTGGACATGTTCTTTTATCAAGGCCATTGCTAGATtttcgaggaaaacttttcgagGTACGCTTTCTGATCCAGGTTTTTCAAAGTAAATAACTTGGGCGTTGATTCCAGCGATGTTTAGTAAAATGTAGAAGTATTTTTGCTGGgacttctccagtaattcctgctgtaaattattcttggatttcttcagaaataagtgATTCCTAttgggaatcctcttgagaatatattaagaactactgctggaattgctccagaacttCTACGGGGGTTTTTCTAGACATTTCAGGAAggtatcctccagatttttttctgggtttcccatgcaatatctgcagataatcctccaggaattcctgcaggactttaaagagCAATATTAATATTTATAGGAGATATTCCTAGGAAATCTCAACCAGAATGactgaggaaattccagaaggtcaCTGCTGTTTACTAGTGtattacaagaggaattcctagaggaatccttggagaagaattctaggaagaaatcctggagggatccttagaGGGATCTTCAGAGGAACCTCAGCAGTCACTCCtatacaaatttctggagaaatcttttgagaaatcctcttagaatttctccaggaatgcctgatgagattctgctagaaatttctgccgggattcttctcCCGGGAATGAATGTTCCTTTAAGAAACATTCTACTGTTTATTTAAATACTCTCGGAATATGTCAAtgaattcttactgggattccttcaggaactcctaccacgATTTCTCCAAGCGTTTTTGCTAGGATTTaagtattctccaggaattgctgagtAATTTTCGTCAGAGGttttccaccacgaattcctagaaaaatcttaaGCAATTTCGACATAATTTTTCAAAGGTATCTGAAGACGATTTTCAACAAGAaaacgaagaggaattcctgaaacaatcccttgaTACATTCTTGGAAGAAAAGAAAgataaattctgcaggaattcctgaaaaaaatcttagggtgaatttctgatggaaaccaTAGAGAAGTAACAGTAGCGGTTGCTGGATGAATCCTATCAAGAATAATTCAatgaatcccaacaagaatggAATCTAGTGGTAATCCCTGAAGAGTTCTTGGTTAAATTcaagaggtattactagagaaacaacttgaggaattcgtggattaAACCCAgcagacatttttggagaaatttaaagtgaaatttctggaggaatgtttaaaaaaaagcctgtaaaaatcacaaaaggaTCTTCTATGTAAATTCCTGTGGGCTGGGTATTCTAGAGTAGTGTCGTAAAAGAGGtctacaggaattctatgagaaatgcacagaaaaattcaaagagaattttttggaggaatccaaggaaaagTGTTTTGTGAAAcccacttggaattcctccacaaattaatgATGGGATTTCgcttgaaattcttgctgagattggcCCAgacgtttctccaaggattcctttacatAAACTgcctgtaattcctccaagggttcctataaaaaatctatttctccagagatttttcaaggaaacctttaggaatttatctttCAACATCAGCTGAagttcttgttgggattccttcagatattcctactattttaactttcatgaattcttgctggaatttgtTTAACGACatcagctgagattccctcatTAATTGCTATAACgagtccaccaagaatttctggtagattaCCAGCAGAAATTAGCAAAGGAATCTGGtggattatttctgaaattcctgaatgaatccgagaagcatttcttaagtaatcctagcaaaaattcttgaatgaatctgaaATGGGTTTCCGGCATGAATTACTGGGTAAGTACTAAgaaaagtttctgtagaaatcactgaaagaatcacagcaggatattttgaaaaattaatgtaaagattacagattttttttttgtatttagaaATCTCAGCTGTAATTGCGTGAGAGGTTACAGTAATCATTTTTGGAATTGTATTATAATCATTctaagaattcctaaaataaagAGAATTTATCCCAAAGACTCGTCCAGGGAGTCTTTTTGAGATTTTGGGAACAGGCTCTGTTCtacttggggtctccagttagtctagtggttaaggctatggatcgccaatccggagacggcgggttcgattcccgttccggtcggaaaaattttcttgactccctgggcatagtgtatcattgtccttgcctcacaatgtacaaattcatgcaatggcaggcaaagaaagccattcaattaataactgtggaagtgctctaagaacactaagttgaaaagaggcaggccaagtgccaattcgaacgtcgagccataagaaGAAGAATTCTACTTGAAGTGTTATTCAGTACAAAGAAAAAAAGCAGAAGAgggtgtattccatcacaaagaacaactttgtagaacactcgaacaatcctaaaaaatccatagaaagagTTATATCAGAAATCCTATTGCAAgaggtcgtccacaaacaatgacacataactcttaaagttgaacAAATAAGGTAATTGTTTACAGTAATACCTTTTTCTGCatctttgtagaagacaccaatactatattttcatttttgagaaaagtgaattcctatcaCATTTTTAGGTTGGTGGATTAATCATCAAGGTGAAAATTCTATAATAAAAAGTTAAATATAGAGAACAAACTCTTCTAACTCCCTAAAAATACCctcgtggcaaggcatttctcaatacccagaaaggggggaggggtcagggggaaGCCGCatttaattcaaaaatttgaaacctTTTATAGGCTgaacacaagaggtacaatcctttattcagcttctaaactctaattttggtgattatatTCAACCttcagctgatttgaggttctttgaaaggcgtgttttaaggcttaatatgcgcttaattagTAATCAATTGAATTTATCATTTGTATAgggaatagtgtatcattgtacttgcctcacaatatacaaattcatgcaatgccaggcaaagaaagcccttcaattaataactgtggaagtgctcaaagaacactaagtcccagtggggacgtcgagccataaagaagatgaagaggaagaagaaacccGGGAGGAAGAGAAGGAGAACAACGTAAATCAGCAACATTAAGAAGATCATAGACACAACAAAGCTTATTTTGTATTTATGAACAGTGTATATCAATTTTCACATGTTAGCTATTTTTCAGGCTGAATCCAAACCCTAACCATCATGACCATGGATACCTAAATGAAACTATTCGTTAGATGAAGTGTGGACTGACCACTAATTGGGGCGACCAGATTTATTAAATGAGGACCAAATCGTGGACGTACTATTTCATGAATTATCAAGAACGTCAGAACTATAAAAGAAGGGAGGGATGTAGGATCGTAGCAATCCATGAtgtaagggctgaaagtc contains:
- the LOC109402136 gene encoding SH3 and multiple ankyrin repeat domains protein 1 isoform X2 encodes the protein MDTMVFDDEPPPEPRDGWLLVRIFVPELNVYKCLQFPSDKVVWDVKQQCLASLPKELKESFNYGLFCPPSNGKAGKFLDEERRLGDYPFNGPVGYLELKYKRRVYKMLNLDERQLKALHTRANLRRFLECINGGHVEKVAKMCAKGLDPNFHCQETGETPLTIATGTKKPNKLLIALVNGGALLDYRTRDGATALHRAVERDSLEAVSTLLELGASPNYRDTKGLTPVYLSVTRKTDSKICEILLHDHATLGIQDSQGWQEVHQACRNGLVHHLEHLLFYGADMDGQNASGNTPLHVCAVNNQEACARMLLFRGSNRGALNYANQTPYQVAVIAGNLELAEMIQNYKCEDIDKSLGDTSDIISDSSGVGTNSDSAACSIGHPSTTVVCMEGYDGGLSGHIQIQPGDVIEVVGSTDCGLLEGFVRGTNKTGFFPAQCVQEVQFRQKSIINVSTSAPHHHYVINTSSNEIVEQQQQQQLQQQQQGQQQQYNSQTAPRTKKAVTGEPRAVVLHRAKRGFGFILRGAKASSPLMQLKPSPRCPALQYLDDVDPGGVADMAGLKPGDFLLAINNEDVTCASHEHVVDLIRNSGSLVSMTVITLPYNLVNSMMENVMAAGTSSIGDGSQHSGSGMSTPVSSRQCSTLPRRMNGGPASLAGCKMPAPMPPRRDPKTTLSVGRARAKSMVAGLEGGGEKDDDDLPNQTKSTSAESIHQQSQSAINTPTQGGPGTPVQPRTASIKSRPTSSRITAAELEELFQRQQGVDANRCSMLMTSSRFQSGFDSGAATPPTSPQKGPIVYASVAEMKRKKSSKIGTLKGRPIPIPQVGSDLKRTFHSTPDLASSGTAGSVTGSSGTLTPSASWFNTVGHKGHRSQDDVHSLHMSMQRLNLPPPNHPPPPPPIGQVVKVDISRGSEYECLTALQKHIQQKAKQRSQIQEAEIMSSFKPASNAKLYASPQDIRNVGYRTTSVASSSSGNSSSGNSSTSTEIRKASSIRSNSSTGSAINVTTVTISGNGTGSITSGGSNPYAQPGRPAAMQQTAQPQQQQQQQQYKSSGPPLPDPDYSLSESDAEEDNSVRLVRSNLKKVNGGLAAAELNGSSKVTVGGGVSNVNPGMAAETSGNSNTSGSSSGSSSVPHSFSVEEIQKIRTKLKSSKSYPNDFLRQQNQTGNQQPGADQANEDNGDNSSSGVSSDQEITVTCNDKASAPAIDPKKVGSILEQKKMAVMITPTVPAVRSDEDGDESPSPPATGFQRHNSLTRKQAATIAANRAKANQQNIQQRHAVTLATLPPPIEADSDDADTGALPVDGTDGVGVAMVLPPPAEFSDSVAAGAGHAQQQQQHHHHHHQHQHHSAAGLVSGHNPNCKRVRIVGAVPKVNRLNSQ